Proteins from a single region of Hypomesus transpacificus isolate Combined female chromosome 9, fHypTra1, whole genome shotgun sequence:
- the slc6a11b gene encoding sodium- and chloride-dependent GABA transporter 3, giving the protein MTAEKTIPIINGKPEDALDPEASAVVSSKTEVNERGHWNNKIEFFLSVAGEIIGLGNVWRFPYLCYKNGGGAFFVPYVIFFVCCGIPVFFLETALGQFTSEGGITCWRKVCPLFEGIGYATQVIEAHLNVYYVVILAWAIFYLFNCFTTELPWAACGHEWNTENCVDFHGANSTNFTNPNATSPVIEFWERRVLNISSGIEHIGKLRWELALCLALAWFICYFCIWKGPKSTGKVVYVTATFPYAMLLILLIRGVTLPGASEGIKFYLYPDISRLSDPQVWVDAGTQIFFSYAICLGCLTALGSYNAYNNNCYRDCLMLCCLNSGTSFVAGFAIFSVLGFMAYEQGVPIEAVAESGPGLAFIAYPKAVTMMPLAPLWACLFFMMLIFLGLDSQFVCVESLVTAVVDMYPETFRRGYRRELLILGMSIASFFVGLIMLTEGGMYVFQLFDSYAASGMCLLFVAIFECICIGWVYGSDRFYMNIEDMIGYKPVFFIKWCWMILTPGICAATFLFFLIKYKPLKYNNVYTYPDWGYGIGWMMAMSSMVCIPLGIIVQVWKTEGTFTERMKKLTTPSPDLKMRGKLAGVTSPYAINDAKLKADGKISTVTEKETHF; this is encoded by the exons ATGACAGCCGAAAAGACAATTCCCATTATAAATGGAAAACCGGAGGACGCCCTGGATCCAGAGGCTTCCGCCGTGGTAAGCAGCAAGACGGAGGTGAACGAGAGAGGTCACTGGAATAACAAGATCGAGTTTTTCCTCTCTGTCGCCGGAGAGATCATTGGACTTGGAAATGTGTGGAGGTTTCCCTACCTGTGTTATAAAAATGGAGGAG GTGCTTTCTTCGTGCCCTATGTCATCTTCTTCGTGTGCTGTGGCATTCCCGTGTTCTTCTTGGAGACGGCGCTGGGCCAGTTCACCAGCGAAGGAGGAATCACATGCTGGAGGAAAGTGTGTCCACTGTTTGAGG GTATTGGATACGCAACTCAAGTGATTGAAGCACATCTAAATGTGTATTATGTGGTCATATTGGCGTGGGCAATCTTCTACCTTTTCAACTGCTTTACAACCGAACTGCCTTGGGCTGCATGTGGCCATGAGTGGAACACAG AAAACTGTGTTGATTTCCATGGAGCAAATAGTACCAACTTCACCAACCCCAATGCTACATCACCAGTGATTGAGTTCTGGGA GCGCAGAGTTCTTAACATATCGAGTGGGATTGAGCACATTGGGAAGTTGCGCTGGGAACTTGCCCTATGCCTGGCTCTGGCCTGGTTCATATGCTACTTCTGCATATGGAAAGGCCCCAAATCAACAGGAAAG GTGGTGTACGTGACCGCCACCTTCCCCTACGCCATGCTGCTCATCTTGCTCATACGAGGGGTGACGCTGCCAGGCGCATCCGAAGGGATCAAGTTCTACCTCTACCCCGACATCTCCCGCCTCTCCGACCCCCAG GTCTGGGTAGATGCTGGGACCCAGATCTTCTTCTCCTATGCCATCTGTCTGGGCTGTCTGACTGCCCTGGGGAGCTACAACGCCTACAACAACAACTGCTACCG GGACTGTTTGATGCTGTGCTGTCTGAACAGCGGGACCAGCTTCGTGGCCGGCTTTGCCATCTTCTCTGTCCTGGGCTTCATGGCCTATGAACAGGGGGTGCCCATTGAGGCGGTGGCAGAATCGG GCCCAGGCCTGGCCTTCATAGCCTACCCTAAGGCTGTGACCATGATGCCGTTGGCTCCTCTGTGGGCCTGTCTCTTCTTCATGATGCTTATCTTCCTGGGCCTGGACAGCCAG tttgtgtgcGTGGAGAGCCTGGTGACGGCCGTGGTGGACATGTACCCCGAAACCTTCAGGAGGGGCTACCGCCGAGAGCTGCTCATCCTGGGCATGTCTATCGCTTCCTTCTTCGTGGGACTCATCATGCTCACAGAG GGTGGTATGTACGTGTTCCAGCTGTTTGACTCCTACGCTGCCAGCGGGATGTGTTTGCTGTTTGTGGCCATCTTTGAGTGCATATGCATCGGCTGGGTCTACG GAAGTGACAGGTTCTACATGAACATTGAGGATATGATTGGCTACAAGCCTGTGTTCTTCATTAAGTGGTGCTGGATGATTCTGACCCCAGGCATCTGTGCA GCCACCTTCCTTTTCTTCCTGATCAAGTACAAGCCCCTGAAGTACAACAACGTGTACACCTACCCAGACTGGGGCTACGGGATCGGGTGGATGATGGCCATGTCATCCATGGTCTGCATCCCACTGGGCATCATCGTCCAGGTCTGGAAGACAGAAGGCACCTTCACTGAG AGGATGAAGAAGCTGAccacccccagccctgaccTGAAGATGCGAGGCAAGCTAGCAGGAGTCACCAGCCCCTACGCCATCAACGACGCCAAACTGAAGGCTGATGGGAAGATATCAACCGTCACGGAAAAGGAGACACATTTTTAA